The proteins below come from a single bacterium HR17 genomic window:
- the psaA gene encoding Manganese ABC transporter substrate-binding lipoprotein, with amino-acid sequence MRQCLGWLLLVVTLMLSVAPTAARKLRVVATTNDLKWAAEQIGGDRVEVVALMHPLQNPHTVQPRPSFIVHLNRADLLVRIGLDYEEAWLPPLIDEARNPRVRRGGVGYVDASVGVPLLEVPQSRVTREQGEVHIFGNPHYWLDPENMKIIARNIAEGLQRLDPNGAAIYERNLKRLERAMDELLDETQKLAAPLRGEKFVAYHTTWSYLANRYGFRIIGYLEPKPGIPPSASHLADLIVRMRQERVKVILKEPFYENRIPNMVAQRTGAKVVEVCPTIGGEPETETYPKLLRRILTKLVGAIQTVK; translated from the coding sequence GTGCGTCAGTGTCTCGGATGGCTGCTGTTGGTTGTTACGCTGATGCTAAGCGTTGCGCCGACGGCGGCGCGCAAACTCCGCGTCGTGGCGACGACCAACGATTTGAAATGGGCGGCGGAACAAATCGGCGGTGACCGTGTGGAAGTGGTGGCGTTGATGCACCCGCTGCAAAACCCCCACACGGTTCAGCCCCGCCCGTCTTTCATCGTCCACCTCAACCGCGCCGACTTGTTAGTGCGCATCGGCTTGGACTACGAGGAAGCATGGTTGCCTCCGCTCATTGACGAAGCCCGTAACCCGAGGGTGCGCCGGGGTGGCGTCGGCTATGTAGATGCTTCCGTCGGCGTTCCGTTGCTGGAAGTGCCCCAAAGTCGGGTCACCCGCGAACAAGGGGAAGTCCACATCTTCGGTAACCCGCACTATTGGCTGGACCCCGAAAACATGAAAATCATCGCCCGCAACATTGCCGAAGGCTTGCAGCGTCTTGACCCTAACGGGGCGGCGATTTACGAACGCAATTTGAAGCGGTTGGAACGGGCGATGGATGAGTTGCTGGACGAGACGCAAAAGTTGGCGGCGCCGCTGCGGGGTGAGAAGTTCGTCGCTTACCACACGACTTGGAGTTACCTCGCCAACCGCTACGGTTTTCGCATCATCGGCTACCTTGAACCCAAGCCGGGCATTCCGCCATCTGCGTCGCATCTTGCCGATTTGATTGTCCGCATGCGACAGGAAAGGGTCAAGGTCATCCTTAAAGAACCGTTCTATGAGAACCGCATCCCCAACATGGTCGCGCAACGGACGGGAGCGAAGGTCGTGGAAGTGTGCCCCACCATCGGCGGCGAACCCGAAACCGAAACTTACCCCAAATTGCTGCGGCGCATTTTGACCAAGTTGGTCGGTGCCATTCAAACCGTGAAGTGA